From the genome of Coriobacteriia bacterium:
TTTCGTGTTGCGCAATTCAATCGAAGACGAGGAGCGCCGAGCGATGTATGCTTCGGTCTTTTGCATCATCGCTTGGATCGATGCACCGATTTCATTCTTCATCACGAGAATCATTCCTTCACAGCATCCCGTCGTGTTCAATTCGGGAATGGCATCTTCGAATTTGGTGCCGTTCATCGTCGCGCAAGTGGGGATGATTATGATAGGTTATGCGATATATACGCTTCGCGTTGGTGAGGAACAAAGTCGCGAGCGCCTCGAAATCATCAAAGAAGCGATTGAGAACTAGGAGAGACCATGTTTGAAACTGCAACGAACTCAGAACTCTATAAGCTTGTCTTGCAAGATGCCCCTTATGTCATTTGGGCGTATGCCATTTTGTGGATTGCCCTGTGTGGATATGTAACTTTCATCTTGCGCCGCATGCTTAAAATCGAG
Proteins encoded in this window:
- a CDS encoding CcmD family protein, with product MFETATNSELYKLVLQDAPYVIWAYAILWIALCGYVTFILRRMLKIEKEIDVLSDTVGIVKEESN